The Athene noctua chromosome 15, bAthNoc1.hap1.1, whole genome shotgun sequence genome contains a region encoding:
- the COX19 gene encoding cytochrome c oxidase assembly protein COX19, with product MSTAMNFSSKSFKPRPPDKGAFPLDHFGECSAFKERFMECLRDSGYESGACRQRAMAYLECRMERQLMANEPLEKLGFKDLIDEKSEAKPEKL from the exons ATGTCCACCGCCATGAACTTCAGCAGCAAAAGCTTCAAACCGCGGCCGCCGGACAAGGGCGCCTTCCCGCTGGATCACTTCG GGGAGTGCAGCGCCTTCAAGGAGCGGTTCATGGAGTGCCTCCGCGACAGCGGCTACGAGAGCGGTGCCTGCCGGCAGCGCGCCATGGCCTACCTGGAGTGCCGCATGGAGAG gcAACTTATGGCTAACGAACCACTGGAAAAATTGGGATTTAAAGACCTGATAGAtgagaaatcagaagcaaaacctgaaaagTTGTAA